From Triticum aestivum cultivar Chinese Spring chromosome 4A, IWGSC CS RefSeq v2.1, whole genome shotgun sequence, a single genomic window includes:
- the LOC123084671 gene encoding uncharacterized protein isoform X4 → MNCSSPEVVSTPPPVNDTASEVIATPPAVNGTPPAVNGTPLQVPNFSDPSWLQDLPAPPQEPVFSFSGSSMDPVSMYVSTGPEASSDSKSLFKKGKGDGVRPSPPSVNRPAVRYLQIKAHIIVYSCVCANNLTDVAPNCDAGEVASRKGSKTKLVLPCGRCTSWQPDSVRLSSTTPVEISL, encoded by the exons aTGAACTGCTCTTCACCAGAAGTGGTCTCCACGCCCCCACCGGTGAATGACACGGCTTCAGAGGTGATCGCCACGCCTCCAGCGGTGAATGGCACGCCACCAGCTGTGAATGGCACACCTCTACAG GTGCCCAACTTCAGTGACCCGTCTTGGCTTCAGGATCTTCCAGCACCTCCACAG GAGCCAGTATTCAGCTTTAGCGGAAGTTCAATG GACCCGGTGTCTATGTATGTTTCAACTGGGCCGGAAGCATCAAGCGATTCGAAGTCTTTGTTTAAG AAAGGAAAAGGTGATGGCGTGCGGCCTTCGCCCCCGTCGGTGAACAGGCCAGCTGTGAGGTATCTGCAAATTAAAGCTCACATTATTGTTTACAGTTGTGTTTGTGCCAACAATTTGACCGATGTTGCTCCAAACTGTGATGCAGGCGAGGTAGCAAGTAGAAAAGGGAGCAAGACAAAACTTGTGTT ACCTTGTGGACGCTGCACGTCATGGCAGCCAGACAGCGTGCGATTGAGCTCCACTACTCCAGTTGAGATCAGCTTGTAG
- the LOC123084671 gene encoding classical arabinogalactan protein 9 isoform X2 gives MNCSSPEVVSTPPPVNDTASEVIATPPAVNGTPPAVNGTPLQVIVMPPAVNDTPPAVNGTPPAVNGTPLQVPNFSDPSWLQDLPAPPQEPVFSFSGSSMDPVSMYVSTGPEASSDSKSLFKKGKGDGVRPSPPSVNRPAVRYLQIKAHIIVYSCVCANNLTDVAPNCDAGEVASRKGSKTKLVLPCGRCTSWQPDSVRLSSTTPVEISL, from the exons aTGAACTGCTCTTCACCAGAAGTGGTCTCCACGCCCCCACCGGTGAATGACACGGCTTCAGAGGTGATCGCCACGCCTCCAGCGGTGAATGGCACGCCACCAGCTGTGAATGGCACACCTCTACAGGTGATCGTCATGCCACCAGCTGTGAATGACACGCCACCAGCTGTGAATGGCACGCCACCAGCTGTGAATGGCACACCTCTACAG GTGCCCAACTTCAGTGACCCGTCTTGGCTTCAGGATCTTCCAGCACCTCCACAG GAGCCAGTATTCAGCTTTAGCGGAAGTTCAATG GACCCGGTGTCTATGTATGTTTCAACTGGGCCGGAAGCATCAAGCGATTCGAAGTCTTTGTTTAAG AAAGGAAAAGGTGATGGCGTGCGGCCTTCGCCCCCGTCGGTGAACAGGCCAGCTGTGAGGTATCTGCAAATTAAAGCTCACATTATTGTTTACAGTTGTGTTTGTGCCAACAATTTGACCGATGTTGCTCCAAACTGTGATGCAGGCGAGGTAGCAAGTAGAAAAGGGAGCAAGACAAAACTTGTGTT ACCTTGTGGACGCTGCACGTCATGGCAGCCAGACAGCGTGCGATTGAGCTCCACTACTCCAGTTGAGATCAGCTTGTAG